CACTCGCGAATTGGTGATGTTATTGAAGCATTTGGTAAAGCTCATAAAAATTGTAGTATTACATTTGGAACGAAAGTGGAAAACTACAGGAAAAGATACGGAGAAATTAAGACAAGTGTTCTCGAACAAGAATCAGAGGATCTAACAAGTGATGTTCAGACTAGAAGATCACAAAGAGAagccaaaaaaagaaaacaaatttgttttatttgtaatGAAAGAAGGGAAAAGGACGGTGGATCATATAATCAAGCTGGACTTGGTAGATGCGAACAGGAAAGCTCTCGTCAAAGGATTCATGCAAGGACTGAGCTGTTTATTTCTAAACCGACTTGCCGATTTCACGAGGCCGCAAAAAGACTGCAGGTATTGAAAGGTGGACAGTCTTTTGATCTTTATGCCATTGATATTTATTATCATAAAAACTGTTACCTTAAGTATGCAATAAACCAGCCTTCGAGtattgaagaagaacaagaaTCTTCGAAAGACAAAGAAAAGCAATTCATAATCGAAGAGTTCTTCAGAATAGTTGGATGGAAAGTAATTGGGAAGAAGGAGGCATATCTTCTCCACCAGTTATTATCAGACATAAAGGTTATATGCGAAGAAAATAACTTAGAGCCTGCTTTCATGCACACTGTGTCATTGAAGAGAGAATTGGTGAAGCAATTTGGATCTGAGATTGATTTTTTTACAACAGGGAAATACGTTATTGTTCATTCGGCGCTCATGAATCCCTGCGAGTATAGCGTTGCAACACTGCTTGGCCATGGACTGAGGGATATGGATCACATTCGTTCGTTTGCAAATTTCATCAAGAGCAAAGTCAAAGAGCGAGAGCCAGAAAGTTTACCAAAAACTCCTGATAAAATGATCGCAGACTTCAACAAGGGCCCGATGCCTGAATTATACAATATTATATATGCCACGATGTATCCGAATTTTAAGACCAATGATGAAGGTTATGCCATTACGCAGTCAAGTAACATTGCCAATAAGATTTGGTCAATAGCATCAGATTGGCAGTCGCTAATCACTCGCCAGAAGAATGTAAAACAAGCCATGCTAGGACTGACAATACACAGACTTACTGGTAGTAAAGAGGCAGCCGCACATCTTCACAATCTTGGCCATTCAATTTCGTACAATGAAATCAAAAAATACAATGATGCATGGTCCTCCGCTCAGATTGAAGTACACAAACGTTTTGTGAAAGGATACCCTCTACATTCGACCATTGATAACAATGATGGCCGCCAGGAAACTCTTACCGGTGTTGGAACCACTCATGATACGAACAGCACACTGTTTCAGCCATTTATTCCAGGtaaatttttgtagattttctaGATTCTGTTTCTGATGTATAGACTTGAGCAGATTCCAGATTTATGAACAATTAAATACCCTAATTTTGATTTATTACAGGTGACAGCATTCTTCATGAAACGAAATCAACAATTCAAGAACTAGTTCCCTGTGAGGAAATTGTTACTAACAATATTGAAGAATATCATCTTGGTGCGAGAGCGGATCCTCTTGCATTTCCCGCTTATCAGGATGATGAAGGCACAGAGCTCCTTGAAGAAAGCTTTCGCAGAGATGTAGCGTGGTCATTAGCAAGTGGTCTGCCTGCTACTGACGGTGAACCTGATTTACCAATGTTGGGGTCTTGGACTGCTTTCAATAGAAAGGTTTCTGATCGCAAGCAGAAAAAATCGCTCATTGAATACATGCCTGTAATAAATCAACCACCCGATATTTCAGTATGCAAGAACTATCTTGACACCCTCAAACATGTAATGGATGATCTTGGATTAAAACATATTTTCGCCCACGCAGACGAAGAGGTATATGCCAGGCTTGTGCAGATAATATGGAAGAATAGCGATCTCTATAAGAATATCATTGTCCTTATGGGTGGCTTTCACCAATTACGTGTTCGCCAGCGATTAATCTTTAAGAGGCATTCGTGTATTGGCTACAAAGATTGGTTTGTTGACGCAGGGACAATTTCTGCTGGTTCTGTAGATCAAGCATTTGGAGGGAAGCATTACTATCGGTGTATGCGAATTCTGAAAGAGTCATTCGCTGCTCTTGTCCAGTATCGTACAGAACAACTACGGGACAACTACGCGTCTTTATCTGATGGTCTGCGTGAGAGCCTGAAGTCACTGAGAGAAAATCCATCCACAGAAGCACTTGAAGCGGTTATAGAATTAGATGAATTTGAAGAGTTAGTTCGTGAGATAAGTAGCTGCGAAAGTCCTCAACAAACAATGACTGTTGCGTACTTGAGAGATATATCGTCTTTACTAGCTCTGGTCTCTG
This is a stretch of genomic DNA from Hydractinia symbiolongicarpus strain clone_291-10 chromosome 9, HSymV2.1, whole genome shotgun sequence. It encodes these proteins:
- the LOC130657893 gene encoding uncharacterized protein LOC130657893 — its product is MALSSSFLSLEQTSEKCLLCDGSFSQKDSQKSFSQQGWENLKRIAEEWNCIDIDRNDKYFSFRYVHSRIGDVIEAFGKAHKNCSITFGTKVENYRKRYGEIKTSVLEQESEDLTSDVQTRRSQREAKKRKQICFICNERREKDGGSYNQAGLGRCEQESSRQRIHARTELFISKPTCRFHEAAKRLQVLKGGQSFDLYAIDIYYHKNCYLKYAINQPSSIEEEQESSKDKEKQFIIEEFFRIVGWKVIGKKEAYLLHQLLSDIKVICEENNLEPAFMHTVSLKRELVKQFGSEIDFFTTGKYVIVHSALMNPCEYSVATLLGHGLRDMDHIRSFANFIKSKVKEREPESLPKTPDKMIADFNKGPMPELYNIIYATMYPNFKTNDEGYAITQSSNIANKIWSIASDWQSLITRQKNVKQAMLGLTIHRLTGSKEAAAHLHNLGHSISYNEIKKYNDAWSSAQIEVHKRFVKGYPLHSTIDNNDGRQETLTGVGTTHDTNSTLFQPFIPGDSILHETKSTIQELVPCEEIVTNNIEEYHLGARADPLAFPAYQDDEGTELLEESFRRDVAWSLASGLPATDGEPDLPMLGSWTAFNRKVSDRKQKKSLIEYMPVINQPPDISVCKNYLDTLKHVMDDLGLKHIFAHADEEVYARLVQIIWKNSDLYKNIIVLMGGFHQLRVRQRLIFKRHSCIGYKDWFVDAGTISAGSVDQAFGGKHYYRCMRILKESFAALVQYRTEQLRDNYASLSDGLRESLKSLRENPSTEALEAVIELDEFEELVREISSCESPQQTMTVAYLRDISSLLALVSAVREGNFERHLEAEREMLKQVFAFDHQNYSRYLTFQHVLLTDLKSSNNPAYQELLERGFGANYSGEKFATVHGDLVTEYFNRETKGTAGPFRSGFSTNIDTTNK